The genomic interval ATACAGCATTAAAGGGGCTGTTATATCGCTCAACCCTACAGCTATAGTCGTAACAGAGTATAGACAATAACATCTGTGGTGTCCAACACTAACATTCACATTAAGCTATTTCAGGCTTATTGAGTAGAGCGAGCCTTCAAGCAGTCATTCATGATTCACAGGATTTAAACGCTCTCTCAGGTCAGCGGGCCTGCACAGAGCTGAGTTTACAGCTCGGCACGTCCTTCACCAACACGCCCACCGTTTTCTGTTTGGGCCTGCACCAAATAAACAACTGTGGGGGAGGACAGCCATAATCACCCAGAGAGCCCAGAGAGCTACAGCATGTTAAAATAGAGGAGGTTCAGCGAGCGTGATCTCATGGCCTCCTCCCTTCCACAATTCACCACAGTGAGTCAAAGCGGCCTGAGATTTGGCCTCAAACACAACCATAGACAGGATACacacccttcacacacacaaacggagATACGCATGCGTGTTCGTGactcgtttttttgttttttttttgtaggccAATCAGGTGTCAGAAAGGCTCCAGCTGAGTGGGTAGAAAGTAAATATTTGGGTGGCAGTTGCTCCGAGTGACAGCTCCGAGGGTGGTGAGTTTCAAACGTCTGACTGGCTTTGAAGGCTCAGAATCAAACACATCATTCCTGCAGTGGGAGTTGTGGCGCTCGTAATGAATGTGTTGAGCTGAAACTTTTCATTTACCTTGATGAACGTGAAGTGGACGCCACAGGaatgaagagaaacaataaaaaaaaaggtcagacGGACTTGAGTTAGCTTTGAGATTCCTCTGTTCTCTTTAGTTCAGTACAGTCAGCGTGCAAAACACGTACACAGGACACACAAGTAGTTAGTTTGCAATGTAGTGTTGATATTGTTTTGAGTCTGGTTTGGAGGTATGTTCTTCAACCGTGCCAGAAATCAAAAAGTGTTTAGAGACGCAATGATCGTTTACATTTTTAGGCCGTTTCGGTTCTGTTGGACACAAGTGACAAAAcggagagctagagagagaagcCCTGCCCACttcctcacctccacacacctggcGAATCACTGAAAAGTTACAGAAATCATCAGACGCAGCCCCCCCAATTCAGACGTAAAGGTGGAGGGGTGGAGTATTCAGGTTCCGAAGCTGTTTATCAATCAGACCAGCAGTCTTGATGAAGTATACCGGCGCCTAAAAACCCATTTGTTCAATGACACAAACCTGAGTCTGTTTGCTACCTAATAAGAGCCACACTGGCCTCAAAACATACGTTTCctaatgaaacaaaatattttaaagggAGCATTCAACAGTTTTGCAGTCATCACTCTTTAGATCGGTGATATGCACCAAAGCATGTCAGTAGATATCTCACCTGCGATCCCTTGCAGCAGTCCACACACGTTGAAGATGCTCTTCTTCATGATGCTTTGGAAGCACATGGTGAAGACCGAGATGAACGCCACGGCGCACAGCAGCAGGATCCCTGCCGCCAGGAAGATGGAAGTAGCCTGCCAGAACCCGCTGGCAATCTCCCCAAAGTGTATGGCGTACGGCCCGCACAGTATTCCACGCTGCAGGTGGGGCAGTTTTATACAGCGGCCGTAGATGCCTAAAGTGGGCCTGTAGGCCTCTCCGGCTGTGGTGGCCCCATGGGGGCCGAAGACGGCATCGGGGGTGCGGGGGAATCCCACCAGCCAGTCAGTGCTCATGAAGGCGATGAGCTCTCCGAACGCGGCCACAATGCTCAGCAGAGTCCACAGCATGGAGCGGCAGGTGACAATGACATGGCACATGCTGACGGTGGCTGGAGTCTCCCTCTGTTCAGATTTCAACTCTGGGTCGGAGGCCCTCAGAAGACAGAGAGGCGAGGTTGTGATCCTTCTCCGCCGCGGATGTGAAAGCGAGTGAACACTTCACAGGAAGGAGAGGCGACGCTGCTGCGCACAAAAGGTTCACGTCAATGATTCACAGTCTGCTGcttccctcttcttccctctttcacTTCTTATCTTCTGCTGGTGTCGCGTCGGCACAGCTGTCGTTCCTCCTCCTTGGACTCACCCTCCTTCTGTCGGCTCGGTCTTCAGACTCTTATTCTGTCTGGTTTTTGGTGTCTACATTGTATTGAAGTTGTGTTCCCTGAGCCAGCCCGCTGGCGTCACATCAGACACACCtaagacataaaacagagagacagaacaacAGGGTGAGTGCTTTAATTGcatgtataaaatgtaattgcaTGTATAAAAGAAGCTCTAAGATgatcagtcattttttttgttttatttgaggaAGTGCAgctctcctgtttctctcctgtCATATTTGGAAAAGCAGaagtgtggaggaggagcagggagaggaggaagggaggctTCTGGTGTAGATCTTCAGGAGAGGGTTTAATGAGTTGTGTAGCGATGTGTTCATTTGAAGTGGgcctcttctgtttcttctcagTGTTTATGTTTCAGGATTTGTGATCAGGGCACTCGTCGTGTCCTCTACTCCCAGTGGATCTTCATGACTGAGGTTGTAGAAAGATGAAAGCTAGAAAAACattatgctttgtgtgtgtgtgtgtgtgtgtgtgtgtgtgtgtgtgtgtgtgtgtgtgtgtgtgtgtgtgtgtgtgctgtggaggtggagatgggaGGGTTAAAATAGACGTGGAAACAGCGGAATGAGAAGCggatgcagacagagagaaaaacaagcccGAGGCCTCTCATCAAGCAGCCCACACAGCTGACCTGGGGTCAGCCGACGGCTGATAACACAACGGCCGTCCGGCTGTCACATGACCGCCGATAACCTCAGTGACTTCAACCCTGCTGCACTGCTGAGTCAGTGACACTACAACGAGGAAGCTGCAAATGGTGttcgttcattcattcaagcACTACACAaccgacacacaaacacacgataCAGCCACATCTGTCACATCTGCCACATCTGCCACAGCGCATAACTGGATTACGACAATATTCTTTAATAAATGTGTACTTTGCTcctgtttagtgctgattaaaGCTATAACCCGTTCATAAAAGCTTTTACACACTAAAGTCCAATCCTCTATGCacagacagtgatgatgatgatgatgatgagtttgTGTCTCAGGCAGCAGTAACAGAGGTTTGCCACTTAAAGAGACTCAAACGTCTTCAACAAGAAACGTAaggaaaataatataaatgCTGGATACAAAGTTTGAATGGGAagttgagctaaatgctaacatgctgatgtttagcagttatAATGTTGTGTAAACAcgttcaccgtcttagtttaaTAATTATGAGCAACCGACATTCACGTCTGTCTCCACATGGAGCcgggaggcgattagcttagctccTGCCAACACTTACGTGGAGTTGTGTGctattttttaaactttggagaGAGCTAGGCTTCCCTTCTTTAtactaagctaggctaactctCAGCGAATGAGAAGTTAGTTCTCCAAGCAGAATCGTCTTGAATGCTCCCTCTATTTCCACTGAATCAAACCGTATAACCGTTTGCTATAAAAAGGTGTAGTCCTTGACGTAAGTGTCCCTGACTGAATTATAAACTGGCCTATTTCACTAATTCAAATTACATCTGAATTATGGGCCTCATTTTCACACCTTGTATGACGTGACTCGTTTTAAGTATATTCTGATAACAACAACCACTAGATTCCAATAAAAGGACAACACATAAAGACCCTTTTCAACAAGGCGTCCCTATTTTAAAGCCCTCAGGATCCCCCCTGGAAGATCTCGAGAGATTAAACGGCCAAACACTAATTCTATTCAAGTTAGGAAAAGTTTGAGATGCAGCCTATGAGAGACATTAACGAATCTGAGCCGAACATACAGAAGTTGAACTGCCAGAGACGATTAAAAGATGCTTATACTGTACAGGCCTTTGTGCTCTTGTTATAAATACCGCTCTGGGCCAAAGCTgacagtttgtttcttttctttgagtctttttttttttcttctgccctGGTTTCCCTGCTGCCTCCTGGGAGTCTGTTAGTCATTCTCCGACCAGCGTTTGGCAGGGCAGCGGAGGGAGCCGGGGGCCGCTGTTGACACGTGTGCCGCCCGCACTGCGAGGTTTCCATCACTCGGCCCCCGTCGTGCCCTTAACGGCGAGGGTCGAGGGAGCCACGGCCGCCCCCCTTGTGGTCCCATCCCCGGCCAGTGTGCGAGTGAGTGAGCGAGAGCGTTACACAAACTTTGATCTTCGTCATCCTGTAGAGATATCAACAacagttctctttttttttttttttcttcttttccagcGGAGAAAATGACCCAGATCTGCGGTCTCTTTCAGGGCGGTGCGCGCTAACGTAGAGTATGTTTGGACCATCTAAAACAGATGAGATCATAAGGAACAGGCACAGACAGCCGCCTCTGTGGATTTGGACCAAAATTAATTTTATGAATCACAAGTGTTCTCATTGCCTCACCATGAACAGATGCAGAAACAGATGCAGACGCACATTCGCTAACAGAAACCTCTTCCCACCCACTCTCACAAAGAAAAAGGGCCGAGTCCCAGAGGTCCTTTGACGAGACTGATGTTTGACGTTAGGATTTAAGACAAACGGGCAGTCTGACGTTTTAGGGTCAAACATTTGCCGGCCAGTTGCGAAGACTAATTCCTCACTGACAGGAATATTGTTGGAAAACACTTTGGAGTTGAAACAATTCGAACCAGCTGGGGAGATACGGAGCTTTGAAGGCCTGAACACTTAACCTTTGACCTTGCATGGCTGCAGTATGTTTGCGTCACGTGCCTGTTGGTTACACAGTACCTACTAGTACTCAATTTATCTAAAGCTGTCTTGAATGTGGGTTAGTAGATCTAAAAAACAAGTCTGGGCAAGTCTGGTTCTATTAATGTACCTGGTATTTGTGCCCAGACGTCTGCTCACTGTTCCCAGACGGACAGATTTGAGCAGTTATCATGAACAGGAGTTTCCCAAGATAGAGTGGAGCATGGTAGCCTGTATATGTGAGGCTCGAGGTGGATTTATGATGTCCTTTATGCTCCCTGAGTAACCGGGGGGGGGGACCCAGGATTATTTGAGGCTCGGTTTACATACACAGAAAAGTTTACGGCCCTCAGACTGCATCCCACCACCCCGTTGACCCCCAACACTAATCCCCATGAGCGCACACACTTACAAGACTCCCTGCCATCTGACATATGGTCCCCCCCAAAAGTGTGAGACAGGAGCTTGAAAAGAAGGGAACTCCTCCACAGCTGAACCTCAGTTTGCCTTCAGCCTCTactaataaatcaataaagaaatTAAGGATGAACTGGTGATCCTGTTAAAGATGCTTAATCGGTCACAGAGGAACGTCATTAAATGTTACACTCAtttacaaactaaaataaacatgagcaggtctacagccatgctagcagctctgtgaagctgtgctaatgtcagcatgctaatgtgcTCACAAAGccaacgctaacatgctgatgtttaccaggtataatgtttaccatgttcaacatctttgtttggcatgttagcatgctaacatttgctaattagcactagacacaaagtacagctgaggctgacgggtTGTTCCAATTCATGCTGAGGGCGACGTGAAAAtccaaatttaatggcaatccattcaactGTTGTGGCGACAATTCAAACAGTATTCAGTAGGATTCCCATCGACTAACACTGTCATCCCTTTAGCCACTTTCTACTACTGCGGCTCAAAAGTTAGCCCACAACTCCTGTTCAAAGTGCCCACTCAGCCTTTCTCTTATctcagcaacaaaacagcagggaaCGCCTTTCCACGCTGCCGCTGACAGGAAACAATCTACACATCTATGGACATGCCACGACGAGAGTAACGCGTCACCATGGAGAGTGTTTGTTTAGAGCTGGATGAAGGGTTTGGGGAGAGTTTATGGAGGGTCGACactgctgagaggagagagcgcTACAGACACCAGATAAGCTTCTGCAACCTGTTACCATCATGAAGCTATGAGGCAACACAGCGGCATCGTTCTGTTAAATATTATCTAActcaagatatatatatatatatacacgtccTGCATTTCCAGCCCACAACTCTCTCGCCTTATGTGACCCAACAGCAAAGCAATTTTAAAAGACAAAGGGAGCGCTTATAATCTGTGAGGAtctgtttgaatgaaaagcCCCTGCAGCTACTGAAAGGGAATGCAGGAGATGATTGGTCACGGAGGACCTCGAATACTGGTCCAGTCACAGTTTCTTGTTGAGTAACGTCTCTGTTTAAGATAAACCACATGGTGAAACgtcaaatacaacaaaagcaCAGAGTAAGGCTCTTCTTACTCTGGGCATCCATCtaattttgttctgttttatagGACAGAATAAGCTTTGGCCTTGTTATTATTTAAGGAAAATTGCAGACTCTGATAGTAATAATAGCAATCAATAACAAAGGAGTTCATAGTCAGGTTTTCCACAGCGAAGGAGCCAGTCTTTCCCAACACTTCTGCACATCTGCTCAGCATCCTGGAGCCCCGTGACGCTACGGCGAGCTTGTGATTCAGACCTAAAACATAATATTTACATCCTATTACATCAGCCAGGAGCCCAGCTGAGCGTTTGTGTGAGTAAGTGTTCACCCGGGGAGTCACCTCGGAGGGTCAAACGGGAAATGACTGCAGGATGattaagaaaaataagacaaaagtcCAACCTGTCTCCATTGGTCTGTGGATAGTGCAGCTCTCCTGGAGATGTGGCTTCTCTGCCCTGACTCTCCTCTGCTCACACACTTtaatgcctctctctctctctgagactCCCAGACCCTCCCCACGTCCCTCCTCCCTGGTACCGCCACgtctcctctgattggctgggcCGACACTGGAGCCACACTTCTTGAGAGAGTCCACATGGTGGCCATATTTCAGTGCTGAATCTGGGTTAAAATAACaagagctggagctgcagagggtctctctctctctctcggtctcaGTTTCTCTCACCTCCTCGCTCTGTTTTCGTTGCTCTCTGCACCCTTTCAATCAGCCAAGGCCAACATCTTATTATCAGCCTCAATGAGAATTGCATTTTCACTTCCTTTACAAAAAACAAGTGATCCTCGAGTATACACTATTAAGTATACTTCTGTGAATAAGTACACTTGTGTTAATGTTGGATAAACTATCAGTATACATGGAAGTGGACTAGTTTAATACTTATTCAGCCTTAATTCATTTATAAGTGTACTTCAAAGTGTACAGGTACTTTAAGTGTACTTAATGCTACAGAGCtactttgtcattttgttcttAAAAGTTAAAGCGAccttgtaaaacagtaaaagtgtTAGAAATGATTTATAGACAAGTATACACATAGTGTGATGTTTAAGTGTAAGTTTGTGTTTTAAGCAGTGGTAGAAGGTACAAGTGTGAGgtacttactttacttttttagtatttcaattttatgctaTTTTACGCTTCTACtcatttcagaggtaaatattctactttttactcgACTTAATGAATTTGATACCCTTAGTTACTAGTTAATTCTACAACATATAATCAACAAATGCATTATGATGTATTCAATCAATAAAtgattataattcaataatataatatacattattctgaaatgggccattctgcataatgagtacttttactttttctcctagagtatattttgatgctaatacttttgtactttaacTTGAATGCAGGACCCTGTACACTGGGTATCATGTTATTTTGAACATGAAGTACACTTAAAGTAAATTTGAGAGTACACTGCTAGCTTAAAATCATAGTATCATTTTGTtgtagaaaacacaaaagtacaTGGCTAGTGTAAATGCATCTAGTGCACTACCAGGTTACTTCTACTGTACTTCTGAACACTACAAGTTCCTGTTATTATTCTGTTTGTATCTAAACTTTATTTAATAAAAGCTCAACACAactcgcacacacagacacaaagctcGTCTAGTCGCTCCCACTAATAACCAATACATGAACCACATCACGCACAGATCATTTTACATCCTTCCTCAGTCGACGGCAGATATCTGATTGCCAGATTAGATATATCTGCCTGGATGCCCAGTTAACTGGCTGATGGAGCAGATGGTTCACTGTCTGACTAATGGATTACCTCTCTGGCTGATGGGAGCAAAGCGTCCCAGGATTGCTTACAGCAGCACTGAGTGCTTTCAGCCAACACTGCATTCAGCTGCAGCGTTCATCTGACTTTTGTGTTCACTCGCacaggagaaaacaaatgagttcCATATGAAGACGGAAAAAGGGGCCGACTCACACAGGAAGAGAAGCTGATAGGCCGGGCACTTGAAGGCAGCGTGGAAAGGCCAGCGGAAGAGGCCTTTCTTATCAGTTTGAATGGAAGTTAGGCCATAACAGTTCAAAAATAGTTCCTTTCAACCCAGATACATATATCCTGAACCTAATTAAACCTCTCCTTTGACCCATTTCCAATAAATACTGGTGACTTAACCTCACGGGCCATTTTAAAGCCACACAAAGTCTCCCTAAAATGTCCGGAATATCACAAACATGGCTTTTCTCAGCAAAACAACAAGTGACTATTCGCTAAACCCCTTCCCCCCTCAGATACTGTTATTATGTCAAGTTCCCCTTTCtcacacagcacatacacagtTTATAGCTCGAAATTCAGAGTCATGTTAATAAAAATAGGTTCTTATTTCTGGCTGAATTGACAACTGCTAGGTGGCTAattgagctaacgttagccgcaTGAGCTGGTTGACTTTTAAATATTTCCAACAGCACATATACAGTTTAGTGTCAAAATTCAGAGtaattttaaaaagaatggGTTCTTATTTCAGATAGAGTTAGACAAAAGTAGACTTCCCATTTCTAGCCAGCAACTGTCGATTTGGCCGGCTGTTAGCTGCATAAGCTGGTTgactttttaatatttccagtcagcatcctcaccagttgatgatTCAcgtagaagataaataaagaaacagcattatTCTTCTATTGCAGTGTAGAACAAGTTAGCCCTGTTTGATCAGGCAAAATTTAAGATGAGACTGTCGtgatttaaattaaacataagCCTGTTTGGCTGCTATTAGCTTACATACTTCACCTTTAACGTTATAAGAGGATGAGGACTAAACAACGTGTTTGGCTAATGTAACGCCATAAACTTCCATTAATCCgataaagagcaggacagagctgcgGACGTTAACTTAAACTCTGATAGTAGCATCCAGGACTATAAACAGACTATGCTCAGTTACAACTGTAACTactaagctagttagccgggCGTGCTAACGTTGACAGCTTGTTGTTATGTTATTACATTAGATCAGATGTTTAATCCGTTCTTTTGTCGTTTTGGTTTCGGAAAAGCGATATAAAAGTCAGAAATCCACACCTGGACACACCTGctgtgcctagttacggttgctacGCTACAATTGGACAATCGCTTTTTGAGGGAGGGGTTTAGCGAACAGTAAATTGCCTCGGTGAACTACACTTCCCGTTTATATTCTCAGCCCTATGAGTAGCCAACCTGACTGTGAGCGGACGTAGTTCTCACATGTCATGTTTTGGATTCGGGATACAGATCAGACGGAGACTGACTGCGTATCGTCTTACAGGCTAATGGAAAGCCGGCGGCGCTGCGCAAAGATGCTCCGGCAGGTTCCTCTTGGTAGCCTCCGGAGCTCGGACACGGCGCAGACCCTCACATCAAAAGACCAGAGGATCAGACGAGACAGCGGTCCTCAGCGGCTGTAATTGCCGCACACACATGTCAGGAGAAATCATCTTTCATGCAGATTCGACAGAGCACTCGGTGGAGTCTGGCTGGTGATTCATCTTTCCTTGTCAGAACGATCAATAGTATCTTGTAGATCTAAAGAAAGTGGACGAGTGTGAAGCGAAGCAGAGGGAAAACTGATAACAGGCCGATAACAGGTTGGACAAAAGAAATCTACTTGACAGTTTAACGAAGCTGTGGATGAAGGTATTTTATGGAGCGTCTTAAAGCTTaaaggcagttttattttggcttcattgggcaaaaaaagacataataaGCTTTCAGTGTATTGTAATTCAAGTGGTTTGAGAGGCTGTTGTTTTCTTACTTTGGTTTCAATCTCCTCATTTCAATAacatacaataatatatattttcaattaaatgaCCTGAAAACTTATTTTCTTAATCCTTTTACTATAAGCGATGGCGTCCTACATGAAgacacttttatttgtttacttcacattaaggctgcaactaacaataaTTTTCATTATTCAATTAATCTGTCcgttattttcttgattaatagattaatcatttagtctagGAAATGTCAAAAACCAAAATATCTCTAATTTCTAATTATACAAAACAGCAagctaatcgttgcagctctatctcacatgagagatttcGGTTTTGGTTGTCAAGGAGACTGTAATCAAATCGGATCAAACCACATCGACACAGACCCGAAGAGGCAGATCTCATCGTTAAACTAAACAGATTTTAATTTCAactttggttgttgttgtttttttattataaataattaaagctgcactaatagACATTTCTGTatgaacaatggatcaaatgaccacataacagctgtataatgttataataaatcagtgttttgtttacagcttgttctactgcccccaagtggccaaaaactcAATTGACGCTGCTTTAATGTTAAAAAGCAGCGTTCAGATTTAAAGTTGCCAGGTGCTTTACACCAAAGATCATTTACATTATTGCCAATTTAAGGTTTCAGGTTGCAAAATTAAACTGGAGAGAGGTTGAACAGTGGGGAAAGTATCTCCAAAGTTTCCAAACTTTTCTTGATTATGTAAAAGTTATGAAGACAACAGTAAAGTTTGTGTCTAACCACCTGTGACCTGGATATTCAGCTGTATCAAAGCCCGAGTTTGATAAAGAAAGGAAGTGATTTCATACTACAGAAACCAAATGCTTGTTTCTGGCTCGTGTCGCGATTCCCCGGACGTGCCTCAGATATCTCAATGAGGTTTTTATCTCCACGTGTTTTCAATCTGAGCTGCGCCTGCACATGTTGCGTCACTCCACCATCCAGCCACCCTGAAGAGGCTTCGCTTTTAAAAGCCGCCGTGGAAAGAGACGGAAGCGACGGACGGACAGATGGAATATTTGGCTCTGACGAGAGCTTATGGAGTTTCAAGTTGAAGCAAATAATAATGACAGCTGACGTTGTGGTGGAATCAAATGTAGATAAGTTGGCGAACTCGACAAGGAGAGGATCTGACAGCATGCCTGATGGTGGCATGTGGGTGTAAACGGGATACCCTTGCCGTTTTAACTTTCAAATATGACAGGAATTCCTCATcaccccacaaaaaaaaaaaaaaaaaaaagctcagtatCAATGCAGCCTGAAAGCAGATCTGGAGCGACAAATGGATGTTGGGGAGTTTTCACTGCAAACAGAGAAGCCAGAGCTCAGTTTGAATCCCACAGAGGGAGCAAGCTACGACCATCTGGCCACTTCAAGGCTGCGTAAAGGCCCATCAACAGGCACATGGAGACAGATGTTCTGTGTATTCGCAGCCTGGGTTGGGCTGGGTGGTTTTTGATTGGGTCTCCGGACCAAAATACTACTTTACTTTCAGaaatattaacatgtttttctatAGAAACCGGTTTTATTTATCAAAAGAAGCCAAAAGTTGTctgaacacaagcagccaaaCAAGAACTTTGCCTACATAAAACTAAAATCGGCGAGATTTTGAATTAAATCAGGAACTTTCTGAACAAAGAATAAGTCTAGAAGAGCAGATCTGACCAAAAACTCAACGCCAGCTTTTAGTACTCTAGTCTAGTTTTCAATACTGTGTGCTACAGACATATTTAGGTCTGTGCCAAACATGTATTAAGGTTGGATACCCAGCCCTTCTTAAACCCTGTACCCTCtcattttttaacataaacGTTGAAGGTGTTAAAAGTATCTTGCTGACAGGAACACATTTCATTGTTAAGCTGcataaaatgttttgtgctgTAGCGTATCTTCACTGACAACCTCGACATCTTATTCACATATTTGACACCGATCCATTTATTTAATACGACAGCTGAGGTCGAGACACAGATACATTTCCCCAGCAAGGTCACGCCACATCATTTTTATCCATTATGCTCTTGTCATCGGTGGTTGTAGTTGCAGCGTATCCCTCGGTGTGGGAGAGTTATCTCCGAGGCATATTTGCTAATTTATGAACTTACTGGGGAGTAACTCCGGAGCATAAACACAGGGATGTGTTGAAGGTGAGGAAATCCCAACACTGAGCTCCGGGGGAAGCAAGACGGGAGCGTgggaaaatagagaaagagggaaaaggaatAATGGTGCAGAGACGTGAGTGCTGAACAGATCCCACAGCTTGTGGTCAGCAGGGAGTTCACCTGCGAGAGGTGTGGAGCTAACATGTCGGCCGCAGAGGCACCGAGGACTTAAAACACCTCCGACTGAGGGGAAAAGTTGGAGAAACGAGCAGcatgaggggaaaaagaaaacaatttcacaTATCCCAAG from Enoplosus armatus isolate fEnoArm2 chromosome 18, fEnoArm2.hap1, whole genome shotgun sequence carries:
- the lhfpl2a gene encoding LHFPL tetraspan subfamily member 2a protein, giving the protein MCHVIVTCRSMLWTLLSIVAAFGELIAFMSTDWLVGFPRTPDAVFGPHGATTAGEAYRPTLGIYGRCIKLPHLQRGILCGPYAIHFGEIASGFWQATSIFLAAGILLLCAVAFISVFTMCFQSIMKKSIFNVCGLLQGIAGLFLILGLMLYPAGWGSDKVQLYCGPDAAPYRAGLCSMGWAFYTAMGGTVLTFICAVFSAQAEIATSSDKVQEEIEEGKSLICLL